The Sander vitreus isolate 19-12246 chromosome 10, sanVit1, whole genome shotgun sequence genome contains the following window.
CTATTCAATCCTGTCTTTTAAAAATTGAATTAGTGCCTTCCTGGTGATTCTTATCTCCTCACCCTCTCCTTCTGATCCCAGTATCCCCATCATATTCCACTCCTGCCCTGCCTCCTGAACCCTAACTTTAAACACCCgtctttatttttcctttcgtttttaaagtactttattaaaGTTTATGCAATACAATTTTATAAACACAGTAGAAGTaacaacatataaaaacaagacaaaacatgTGCAAACCATTGCATAATgtacaaaatataataatatgcaTCAAATGTGTAAAGTGTAAGATCTTCCATTTCCACCTCATTCAATGTGCAGTACACATTTTCATCTCAAACCTAAATTATACTATCTGTAGGGGCTTGGTGGCGGGGAGGATTAGTGCACGGGGGCGGGGACAGACTGCAGGCGTGACTCAATTCGGCTCTATGATTGGGTTGTTTGACTGGTCAGTCAACATCTGACATGTCATGAAGCAAAACAGAACCGCCAATAAGcaccaaagaagaagaggaagaagcaaaacaaaatactttaatCACACGAGGTAACTTAAATGGTTAACGCTGTCGAGATCATTGGATGCTTATAACCCATTATATTAATTGAACAACAATGACAGGCCACTGACAGTTGAAAAGactgatacatttttattgtaCTAAGTTGCATTAGCAGCAGTTAATCGCTTTCGAAAGACTGGAAATACCCTAGCTAGCTGACAGGTAGTTTTTGACGGTCACTTTCCAGCCAGGCAAGGCGACTGACATGGCGAGTAACCTCGTCTCGAAGTTATTTCGTCCCTCTGTGTTCACACAACTGGTAAGTTGTCGTACTTACTTTCCTGCTTTGCTAGTCTAGTTTCTGTATAACTCGTGTGACTTTCCTCTGTCCAGGCGTCTCTCCGGTCGGGTTGCGTGTCTCGGGGGACGGCGGCGTCTGGCATTAGACATTTCTCCAGCGATCCGCCACCGGAGAACATAAGTCGCTATCCAGTTCCTTACAAGAAAGAGCTACCTTATGATATGGTGGAGCTTATGGAGGAAGTTGAGtcaaaggtaaaaaaacaaacaaaaacgaaacaaaaaaaactcattctTAATATATGAGGCATTTAACTGCACATAAACATTGTCATGAGTCTTATTTTACAACCTGCTAAACTTAGCGTTTCCTTCTTTACAGGGAGGCTTTTTGCCCAACGTCTTCAAAGTCCTCTCCCATAGACCAGCTGAGTTCAGAGCCTTCTTCGCTTACTACAATGAACTAATGAACAAAGagtcaggtgtgtgtttgttatcgtgacagtaAGTGCAAAGTGGTAAGGGCGGTGATAGAAATGCTAGGCATCCTAAGGACAGCGCTTGGGCCCCTGAAACAGTATAAACATCTAATTTCTGTTCCTGGGCCCCTATGACACTCTACAAGCTTTAATCTAAACTTAAACCTTTTATAAGCAGTATTGCTGACTCTGTTTACAGGGCTGCACTCGGGCTTTTCTGGTTGTGTGCTGCATTTTAGTGACAGCAGGGGCATGGAAACCCCCTTTTGGAGTGCAGCTGAAACATGAGGAGTCAGGTGGGATATTTAATCTGTTTTAGTTGATGAATGAACAGTGGCAGGTAGTGTGGTCAAAGCTATGGCAACTAAGGTCTGGTAGAAACAGGTAAATATCAGGTAGtgaaacaaaatagacaatttaTGTGGAGAGGAAACCACTCCCACCTGATACAGACTGGCGCTTTAAACAGGCACTGTGGGTTTTGTTGTGCACCCAGTGTAAGGGTGAAAAGGTGCTCAGACATGCAGATTCAATGACACAGACTGCATCTTGTCTCTCACTGAATCTGTAGCTTTCAGGCACGTTCACTTTGCAAACATAATTTACATGTTTTGCTCTAGTTGGGAATTTATGGCGTTGCCACTATAAGAAAGTGAGATTAGTATAATGTTTGTGTCTTGCTGCTGCATGGTGTCTGCTCTCTGCTACTCACTAAGCAGCATATAAAAACATAGATGTCCACAGCCACACCACAGCCATAAGAAGCAGGGAAGCTTGCAGACTCATTTGGAAGTATTAAGCTACTCCTTAAAAAAGAAGGTAAATACTGTCTTCTCATAAAGTTACTTAAAGTGTCCATTGGCTCTTGTTTTACATGAAGTCACCAATGGAGTCTCAAAAATGTAGCAACAAATACAATAAGTTGGCAATGCTGTTAGCAAGTAGAGTGAGTCCTCGTGGTCATAGGGAGAGGGCCATAATAAAACCAGAGTAGTCATTGCAGCAAGAGATCTCCAAGAGAACATTAGGATTTTTTGTTGCTATGCCTTTTATTTAATTGGGTTTTAAAGTTCAAttgcactttgttttgtttcttgtgaaataaaagtgaatggGTGCTTAGTAAGCCCACATGTGAACCGTGACTTATTGACTAAGGAGAAATGTGGACCCTGAGGGTAGACCAATTAAGGCTTGAAATATGGACAAAGCACCCCATTATCATGTTTCAGCTTTTCAGAAGTGAATGATAAAAAAGCCCTTATTGAGAAGACATTAACACAGTTTTTGGAACAAAAGCTAACCTGTAAGTATCCCACTCCACTTCAGCTAAAATCGCACACTACAACCTCAGAGGTCTCATAGATGTGAATGCAAACCTTTTTGGTATTGTGGCTACTTCTTCAATATCCTGGACCTGAACCAAGAGGGAGTTTACTCAGTTATCTGGATAACTTTGTTCACTAaaaccagccagccagctctGATGCTATGttctttatatttgtattcTTGTTGTGTGAATGGGTGTTATTTTTTCATGATTTCACATTCATTTGATAAGTAATGTCTTTCAGGCGGATTAACCAAGGCAGATCGTGAGTTGATTGTAGTGGCTACTAGTATCCACAACAAGTGTCTTTACTGTGTGGTATCCCACAGTGCACTGCACCGCATCTACTCTAAGAAACCCACTCTTTCCGATCAGGTAAAATCTTTAATTGATTTGTACTACTTGCCTCTGCTTTGCTTATTATAATACACAGTTACTGTTGTAAGTTAGGCATTTTAATCAATCAGAGCACAACACAATTTTGGGGGTTTCAAAGAAGTTCTTTATTAAATCACATACATTTCCCGCTCTGTCTAATTGGCTCCATCCCTTCTTCCACGCAGGTCATTGTTAACTATGAGAATGCAGAGCTGTCACCTCGGGAGCGTGCCATGCTGGATTTTGCGATGGCTGTGTGTCGCTGCGACACCATTACAGAGCAGCATTTCCAGTCTTTGGAGGAAGTGGGCTTTGACCGTGAGGATGCGTGGGACATTGCTGCCATCACTGCTTTCTTTGCCATGTCCAACCGGCTCGCCCACCTCACAGACATGAGACCAAACTTAGAATTTTATAACATGGGCCGGTTACCACGGGACAAGAGCAAGGACAAAGGGCAAGTGAAAGGGGAGTAGCGTTACAGACTAGATTATCAGATGTCAAGATGGTTTTTTTGAGGTGCAATTTACAGATTTGAACGTCAACATTGGAATTAGTCAGTTTTTCCTGAGATCATAATTTAGGTTCCACAGTTGCTTGACTGAGTCAGGGTAGGCATGGAGAACAACTAGAGACTGACATGTGAAGGAAGCAAAATAACTGACCTCCCTGATATTTTAGTACATGCTTAAAATCACTCAAAAGTGTTTTTACCTGCCCTTTACTTTGAACATAG
Protein-coding sequences here:
- the LOC144524348 gene encoding uncharacterized protein LOC144524348, which codes for MASNLVSKLFRPSVFTQLASLRSGCVSRGTAASGIRHFSSDPPPENISRYPVPYKKELPYDMVELMEEVESKGGFLPNVFKVLSHRPAEFRAFFAYYNELMNKESGGLTKADRELIVVATSIHNKCLYCVVSHSALHRIYSKKPTLSDQVIVNYENAELSPRERAMLDFAMAVCRCDTITEQHFQSLEEVGFDREDAWDIAAITAFFAMSNRLAHLTDMRPNLEFYNMGRLPRDKSKDKGQVKGE